A region from the bacterium genome encodes:
- a CDS encoding BglII/BstYI family type II restriction endonuclease: MRIIQTYSHLNGLEFLKVHKKNLCLEMKKVIGLVDAEACKTKVSKEKGMVGKILYSPIAMNAQFKKLLSKSGWKESRVNYWVTKDEKLIRKTLTMDTQEQKREIEEAGEKPIFSYNQTDYVKDRVAIEVQFGKYSFVAYDLFVKHLAFYVRDQTDVGIEILPMKSLQSQMSSGVAYYEGELYNVIRQGRGVPAVPLVILGIEP; the protein is encoded by the coding sequence ATGAGGATTATTCAAACCTATTCGCATCTAAATGGATTAGAATTTTTGAAAGTTCACAAGAAGAACTTATGCTTGGAGATGAAAAAGGTAATTGGGTTGGTAGATGCGGAGGCGTGTAAGACGAAAGTCTCAAAAGAAAAAGGGATGGTTGGTAAAATTCTCTACAGCCCTATTGCTATGAATGCCCAATTCAAGAAGCTGTTGTCGAAGTCGGGATGGAAGGAAAGCAGGGTTAATTATTGGGTCACAAAGGATGAAAAGCTGATCAGAAAAACCCTGACAATGGATACGCAAGAGCAAAAAAGGGAAATCGAAGAGGCTGGAGAAAAACCAATCTTCAGTTACAATCAGACTGATTATGTCAAAGACAGAGTTGCCATTGAAGTTCAGTTCGGCAAGTATTCATTTGTTGCCTATGATTTATTCGTGAAGCATCTCGCCTTTTATGTGCGCGATCAGACTGATGTCGGAATTGAAATTTTGCCCATGAAATCTTTGCAGTCGCAAATGAGTTCCGGCGTCGCTTACTATGAAGGAGAGCTTTATAACGTCATAAGGCAGGGACGTGGCGTACCGGCCGTTCCTTTGGTTATATTGGGTATTGAGCCGTAA